The proteins below come from a single Blattabacterium cuenoti genomic window:
- a CDS encoding SurA N-terminal domain-containing protein has protein sequence MIILEKIRRNTWLILLTIIISFFFIVLDPNLILNLFLHNSKKVIGKVNGENIYDEEYINCLQFLKKFGGFISNDELENNAWKLLINEKLLSQPAKKIGIKISDKIFWNIVKKQSIYSKISDFDDFNGEMDLKKFKSYLNFLEKINNDSNNDYIQIEKNIWNHEKNSIKNKIYTKKYLEMIMYGLNTSEIEARLFLKHKNLFSIIDYVFVPYSDLEKKYIINIYSNNIDKYINKDKNQHNLRSFIFIFFPFNPSSDDNNNINHNMKKLFNHLKYTDNPNNIISSQSERPFDSNFYTKKYFPPILRKFVEKNNKVGSMFGPFKEGKVYFLGKIIGIKKIFDFVSISHILISHKDAKQSFNKRTKKSAHRIIKNIYSDILKNPKMFEISLNKSDDIFNSKINNGKLGWLKYEEIDPIIGSDIFSIKKHIGSLSIIESDFGYHIIRIDKQKNIKDAYQLGIIIKTIYPSKKTENEFSNKIKNFLLKNKKLELNELINNAKKYNGESFLIEDIKRNQWNIEGIDTELDKNIIEWSFEEKRKKRDINIFTTSNKDYIIVYLCQKNGIYIDNKNKIISSFLREKMNNIIQKEFLNNNLEELSLFFNKKINKSYKICLDNSTIDIYKEPKVIGEIFSSKLNNGRIYPISGINGIFFVKINKRFFKKINKNNLSEEINYLDNNLRKKLLGKLGYDLLENAEIKDFRK, from the coding sequence ATGATTATTTTAGAAAAAATAAGAAGAAATACATGGTTAATTTTGTTAACTATAATTATTTCATTTTTTTTTATTGTATTAGATCCTAATTTAATTCTTAATTTATTTCTACATAATTCTAAAAAAGTTATAGGTAAAGTAAACGGAGAAAACATTTATGATGAAGAATATATTAATTGTTTACAATTTTTAAAAAAATTTGGGGGATTTATATCAAATGATGAATTAGAAAATAACGCTTGGAAATTATTAATTAATGAAAAATTGTTGAGTCAACCAGCAAAGAAAATTGGAATAAAAATTTCTGATAAGATTTTTTGGAATATTGTAAAAAAACAATCTATATATAGTAAAATAAGTGATTTTGATGATTTTAATGGAGAGATGGATTTAAAAAAATTTAAATCTTATTTAAATTTTTTAGAAAAAATTAATAATGATTCTAATAACGATTATATTCAAATTGAAAAAAATATTTGGAATCATGAAAAAAATAGTATAAAAAATAAGATATATACTAAAAAATATTTAGAGATGATAATGTATGGATTAAATACATCAGAAATAGAAGCAAGATTGTTTTTAAAACATAAAAATCTTTTTTCTATTATTGATTATGTATTTGTTCCTTATTCAGATCTAGAAAAAAAATACATTATTAATATATATAGTAATAATATTGATAAATATATTAATAAAGATAAAAATCAACATAACTTAAGAAGTTTTATTTTTATTTTTTTTCCATTTAATCCATCTTCAGATGATAATAATAATATTAATCATAATATGAAAAAGTTATTTAATCATTTAAAATATACTGATAATCCTAATAATATTATTTCTTCTCAATCTGAAAGACCATTTGATTCTAATTTTTATACTAAAAAATATTTTCCTCCTATTTTAAGAAAATTTGTAGAAAAAAATAATAAAGTAGGTAGTATGTTTGGACCTTTTAAAGAAGGAAAAGTTTATTTTTTAGGTAAAATAATTGGAATAAAAAAAATTTTTGATTTTGTTTCAATTAGTCATATATTAATTTCTCATAAAGATGCAAAACAATCTTTTAATAAAAGAACTAAAAAATCTGCTCATAGAATAATTAAAAATATTTATAGTGATATTTTAAAAAATCCAAAAATGTTTGAAATATCGTTAAATAAATCAGATGATATTTTTAATTCTAAAATAAATAATGGAAAATTAGGTTGGTTGAAATATGAAGAAATAGATCCTATAATCGGTAGTGATATTTTTTCGATCAAAAAACATATTGGATCATTAAGTATTATAGAATCTGATTTTGGATATCATATTATTCGAATAGACAAACAAAAAAATATAAAGGATGCCTATCAATTAGGAATAATAATAAAGACTATTTATCCATCAAAAAAAACTGAAAATGAATTTTCTAACAAAATAAAAAATTTTTTATTGAAAAATAAAAAATTAGAATTAAATGAATTAATTAATAATGCTAAAAAATATAATGGAGAATCTTTTTTAATAGAAGATATAAAAAGAAATCAATGGAATATTGAAGGAATAGATACTGAATTAGATAAAAATATTATTGAATGGTCTTTTGAAGAGAAAAGAAAAAAAAGAGATATAAATATTTTTACTACTTCTAATAAAGATTATATTATAGTTTATTTATGTCAAAAAAACGGAATTTATATAGACAACAAAAATAAAATAATTTCATCTTTTTTAAGAGAAAAAATGAATAATATCATTCAAAAAGAATTTCTAAATAATAATTTAGAAGAATTATCATTATTTTTTAATAAGAAAATAAATAAATCATACAAAATATGTCTAGACAATTCAACCATAGATATTTACAAAGAACCTAAGGTAATAGGAGAAATTTTTTCATCAAAATTAAATAATGGAAGAATATATCCTATATCAGGAATCAATGGTATTTTTTTTGTAAAAATAAATAAACGTTTTTTCAAAAAAATAAATAAAAATAATCTTTCTGAAGAAATTAATTATTTAGATAATAATTTAAGAAAAAAATTATTAGGAAAATTAGGATATGATTTATTAGAAAACGCTGAAATAAAAGATTTTAGAAAATAG
- a CDS encoding hemolysin family protein yields the protein MIYYTSIVFITILISAFFSGMEMALVSSSLFQIELEKEKNSFRYKIMYESIRNSNKLITTILIGNTISLVIYGIYMEKIFFYFFSKVYSSIWIFLLETIFSTIIILMIGEFIPKIVFSIYSNELLRFFIIPIYIINIILSPITNFVICISNLFLRILGEEKNFQKKIFDKYDLIHFLSKNVKYKYQQKGFVESKIDIFHKALNFSDKKAIECMIPRKEIISCNIIDLSIENLIKMFSKSGFSKIIIYNNNIDNVIGYIHYLEFLKKPKYINKSIIRSVECTYINTPVKEIMDLLIRKKRSIAIILDEYGGTAGLITIEDILEEFLGDIKDEHDETFFLDKKIRDNEFLFSARLEIDFINSKYNLEIPTSEKYETLGGFIVAYTENIPNNGEKIIINENFYIEIKKVSKNKIEEVFFLKKS from the coding sequence ATGATTTACTATACTAGTATAGTTTTTATTACTATACTTATTTCTGCTTTTTTTTCAGGTATGGAAATGGCTTTAGTTTCTTCTAGTTTATTTCAGATAGAATTAGAAAAAGAAAAAAATTCTTTTCGTTATAAAATTATGTATGAAAGTATTAGAAATTCTAATAAATTGATAACTACAATATTAATTGGAAATACGATATCGTTAGTCATATATGGTATATATATGGAAAAGATATTTTTTTATTTTTTTTCTAAAGTATATTCTTCTATATGGATTTTTCTATTAGAAACAATATTTTCAACTATAATTATTTTAATGATTGGTGAATTTATTCCAAAAATTGTATTTAGTATATATTCAAATGAATTATTAAGATTTTTTATTATTCCCATATATATTATAAATATAATTTTATCTCCTATTACTAATTTTGTAATATGTATTTCTAATCTTTTTTTAAGAATTCTTGGAGAAGAAAAAAATTTTCAAAAGAAAATTTTTGATAAATATGATTTAATTCATTTTTTATCAAAAAATGTAAAATATAAATATCAACAAAAAGGATTTGTAGAATCTAAAATAGATATTTTTCATAAAGCTTTGAATTTCTCTGATAAAAAGGCAATAGAATGTATGATTCCTAGAAAAGAAATAATTTCTTGTAATATAATCGATTTATCTATAGAAAATCTTATAAAGATGTTTTCAAAAAGTGGATTTTCTAAAATTATTATTTATAATAATAATATAGATAATGTTATTGGATATATTCATTATTTAGAATTTTTAAAAAAACCTAAATATATAAATAAATCTATTATTAGGTCTGTAGAATGTACTTATATTAATACTCCTGTAAAAGAAATAATGGATCTATTGATTAGAAAAAAAAGAAGTATCGCCATAATATTAGATGAATATGGGGGTACTGCAGGATTAATTACTATAGAAGATATTTTAGAAGAATTTCTAGGAGATATCAAAGATGAGCATGATGAAACATTCTTTTTAGATAAAAAAATAAGAGACAATGAATTTTTATTTTCTGCACGTTTAGAAATAGATTTTATTAACTCTAAATATAATTTGGAAATTCCAACTTCTGAAAAATATGAAACTTTAGGTGGTTTTATTGTTGCTTATACTGAAAATATTCCTAATAATGGAGAAAAAATAATAATTAATGAAAATTTTTATATCGAAATCAAAAAAGTATCTAAAAATAAAATAGAAGAAGTTTTTTTTCTAAAAAAAAGTTAA
- a CDS encoding isoprenyl transferase: MKDLLKKIDYNNIPDHVAIIMDGNGRWAEKRGKLRTFGHEKAVHSIIDSLNACKKLKIPYITLYVFSSENWNRPKKEVDNLMYLFHNYFKDYLKEVHKKDFRIFVIGDICKLLESIQEELIFYMNKTKNNKSATLILAISYGAREEILQATKAIAKKIDKGKFQLQDVNENFFKSHLYTKDLPDVDLIIRTGGEKRISNFLLWQSAYAELYFTDILWPDFRKKDFLEAIINYQKRKRRFGNINSH; the protein is encoded by the coding sequence ATGAAAGATTTATTAAAAAAAATAGATTATAATAATATACCAGATCATGTTGCTATTATTATGGATGGAAATGGTCGTTGGGCAGAAAAAAGAGGAAAGTTAAGAACTTTTGGTCATGAAAAAGCAGTACATTCTATAATAGATTCTTTAAATGCTTGTAAAAAATTGAAAATTCCTTATATTACTTTATATGTTTTTTCTTCTGAAAATTGGAATAGACCAAAAAAAGAGGTAGATAATTTAATGTATTTATTTCATAATTATTTTAAGGATTATTTGAAAGAAGTGCATAAGAAAGATTTCCGAATTTTTGTTATAGGAGATATTTGTAAATTGTTAGAATCTATTCAAGAAGAACTTATATTTTACATGAATAAAACAAAAAATAATAAATCTGCTACTTTAATTTTAGCTATAAGTTATGGAGCGAGAGAAGAAATATTACAAGCTACCAAAGCAATTGCTAAAAAAATAGATAAAGGTAAATTTCAATTACAAGATGTTAATGAAAATTTTTTCAAAAGTCATCTATATACTAAAGATTTACCTGATGTAGATCTTATTATTAGAACCGGTGGTGAAAAAAGAATTAGTAATTTTTTACTATGGCAATCGGCTTATGCCGAATTATATTTTACTGATATTTTATGGCCAGATTTTAGAAAAAAGGATTTTTTAGAAGCTATAATCAATTATCAAAAAAGGAAACGTCGTTTTGGAAATATTAATAGTCATTAA
- a CDS encoding NAD kinase → MKIAVYGQKLEKNNITYLNQFLLYVFNNSIEIYIEKDFFKILLSFKEFRNFNIPVFSNYKELKGVDLMFTFGGDGTILSAIPLIRDSGIPIVGVNTGNLGFLATFSKDVFLKEIDKIFQKKLYIIPRSLLYLETSIKNLNKFFNFALNEIVVFRNETVSMINIDVHIDDEFLTSYWSDGLIISTPTGSTGYSLSCGGPIISPDNKNFVLTPISPHNLFSRPLIISDCKKLHLKVHSRVKYYSLSMDTRLLSLKKENELFISKAPFYIYLFQERKNTYFKTLREKLLWGVDQRN, encoded by the coding sequence ATGAAAATAGCTGTATATGGACAAAAATTAGAAAAAAATAATATAACATATTTAAATCAATTTTTACTATATGTTTTCAATAATTCAATAGAAATTTATATTGAAAAAGATTTTTTCAAAATATTATTATCTTTTAAAGAATTTAGGAATTTTAATATTCCTGTATTTTCTAATTATAAGGAATTAAAAGGGGTAGATTTGATGTTTACTTTTGGTGGTGATGGAACCATTTTATCTGCTATTCCTCTCATTAGAGATTCTGGAATTCCTATTGTTGGAGTCAATACAGGAAATTTAGGTTTTTTAGCAACTTTTAGTAAGGATGTCTTTTTAAAAGAAATAGATAAAATTTTTCAAAAAAAATTATATATAATCCCTAGAAGTTTATTATATCTAGAGACATCAATAAAGAATTTGAATAAATTTTTTAATTTTGCATTAAATGAAATTGTGGTTTTTCGTAATGAAACTGTTTCGATGATTAATATTGATGTTCATATTGATGATGAATTTTTAACTTCTTATTGGTCAGATGGATTAATAATATCTACTCCTACTGGATCAACAGGTTATTCTTTAAGTTGTGGGGGGCCTATTATCAGTCCAGATAATAAAAATTTTGTTCTTACTCCAATATCTCCACATAATTTATTTTCAAGACCATTAATTATATCAGATTGTAAAAAATTACATTTAAAAGTTCATAGTAGAGTTAAATATTATTCTTTATCTATGGATACTAGATTATTATCTTTAAAAAAAGAAAATGAATTATTTATCAGTAAAGCACCTTTTTATATATATCTTTTTCAAGAAAGAAAAAATACTTATTTTAAAACACTTAGAGAAAAGTTATTATGGGGAGTTGATCAAAGAAATTAA
- a CDS encoding GHMP family kinase ATP-binding protein, with protein MRKYTFPSKILLFGEYGIIENHMGLLIPNNLYKGHLKFNHKYKSINFYNYSNNEIKKYFNFLKKKKLKLNLVKLEKDLKKGIFFKSNIPQGYGIGSSGALTAAIYDRYSENKLVINKKNLISLKFIFSEMESFFHGKSSGIDPLICYLKKPIIIRSNNNISILNKKNIYLKKFFQINGTIFLIDSGFPSKTISVNNFFIEKLKQKNFKKIMKDEFAKYNEKCINFFLKKNFNDSKILLENIKKISIWIFNHFQPMIPKNLLKIWIEGIINNDYYLKLCGSGGGGYVLGFTQKYENFNKKLKKYVKKIIYV; from the coding sequence ATGAGAAAATACACATTTCCTTCGAAAATATTATTATTTGGAGAATATGGAATTATAGAAAATCATATGGGACTTTTAATTCCTAATAATTTATATAAAGGTCATTTAAAATTTAATCATAAATATAAATCAATAAATTTTTATAATTATTCTAATAATGAAATAAAAAAATATTTTAATTTTTTAAAAAAGAAAAAATTAAAATTAAACTTAGTTAAGTTAGAAAAAGATTTAAAAAAAGGAATTTTTTTTAAATCTAATATTCCTCAAGGATATGGGATTGGTAGTTCTGGTGCTTTAACTGCAGCTATTTATGATAGGTACTCAGAAAATAAATTAGTAATTAATAAAAAAAACTTAATAAGTTTAAAATTCATTTTCAGCGAAATGGAATCATTTTTTCATGGAAAAAGTTCTGGAATAGATCCTTTAATTTGTTACTTAAAGAAACCTATAATAATTCGATCTAACAATAATATATCTATTTTAAATAAAAAAAATATTTATTTGAAAAAATTTTTTCAAATAAATGGAACTATTTTTTTGATAGATTCAGGATTTCCTAGTAAAACTATATCAGTAAATAATTTTTTTATAGAAAAATTAAAACAAAAAAATTTTAAAAAAATTATGAAAGATGAATTTGCTAAATATAATGAAAAATGTATTAATTTTTTTCTAAAAAAAAATTTTAATGATTCTAAAATATTATTAGAAAATATTAAAAAAATATCTATTTGGATATTTAATCATTTTCAACCAATGATCCCCAAAAATCTTTTAAAGATTTGGATAGAAGGAATAATAAATAATGATTATTATTTAAAATTATGTGGATCTGGAGGTGGTGGTTATGTTTTAGGATTTACTCAAAAATATGAAAATTTTAATAAAAAATTAAAAAAATACGTAAAAAAAATTATTTATGTTTAA
- a CDS encoding pseudouridine synthase codes for MFKKKIRLNKYISYAGICSRRNSDKLIQSGSIEVNGKIISKLGTIIDYYDEVKFNGEKIFLQEKIYLIINKPKGFITTTKDQFGRKTIMDLIPYYFFKRKIYPIGRLDYSTTGVLLLTNDGNFSEYLSHPKYRIQKIYNVTLNKEIKIEDIRKIKNGDIYLKEGKVIINFIMKLKKNQVKIGIHIGWNRIIKRIFGKLNYIVIKLDRISFGGITKKNIKIGNWKILKKNEIAKIYDTIKNNNIYEKNKYNKRT; via the coding sequence ATGTTTAAAAAAAAAATCAGATTAAATAAATATATATCTTATGCTGGTATCTGCTCTAGAAGAAATTCTGATAAATTGATTCAATCAGGATCTATAGAAGTAAATGGAAAAATTATATCAAAATTAGGAACTATAATTGATTATTATGATGAAGTAAAATTTAATGGAGAAAAAATTTTTTTACAAGAAAAAATTTATTTGATAATAAACAAACCAAAAGGATTCATCACTACAACAAAAGATCAATTCGGTAGAAAAACGATAATGGACTTAATCCCATATTATTTTTTTAAACGAAAAATATATCCGATAGGTAGATTAGATTATTCTACTACTGGAGTGCTGCTTCTTACTAATGATGGAAATTTTTCAGAATATTTATCTCATCCTAAATATAGAATCCAAAAAATTTATAATGTTACTTTGAATAAAGAAATCAAAATTGAGGATATAAGAAAAATTAAAAACGGAGATATATATTTAAAAGAGGGGAAAGTAATAATAAATTTTATAATGAAATTAAAAAAAAATCAAGTTAAAATAGGCATCCATATTGGATGGAATAGAATTATTAAAAGAATTTTTGGAAAATTAAATTATATAGTCATTAAATTAGATAGAATATCTTTTGGAGGAATTACAAAAAAAAATATAAAAATAGGAAATTGGAAAATTTTAAAAAAAAATGAAATTGCTAAAATATATGATACAATAAAAAATAATAATATTTATGAAAAAAATAAATATAATAAACGGACCTAA
- the aroQ gene encoding type II 3-dehydroquinate dehydratase, whose amino-acid sequence MKKINIINGPNLNLLGIREKNLYGNVNFIDFLNEIKKKKFFSKIEIDYYQSNYEGKIIDYLHNIGFQSDGIILNAGAYTHTSIAIADAIKSISSPVIEIHISNVHSRENFRKISYITNVCKGTIFGFGLKSYELGIMSFCL is encoded by the coding sequence ATGAAAAAAATAAATATAATAAACGGACCTAATCTCAATTTATTGGGAATAAGAGAAAAAAACTTATATGGTAATGTTAATTTTATAGATTTTCTTAATGAAATCAAGAAAAAAAAATTTTTTTCTAAAATAGAAATTGATTATTATCAAAGTAATTATGAAGGAAAAATTATTGATTATTTACATAATATAGGATTTCAATCGGATGGAATTATTTTAAATGCAGGGGCATATACGCATACTTCTATAGCTATTGCTGATGCAATAAAATCAATATCATCTCCAGTTATAGAAATACATATTTCTAATGTACATTCTAGAGAAAATTTTCGAAAAATATCATATATTACTAATGTATGTAAAGGTACTATTTTTGGTTTTGGTCTAAAATCCTATGAATTAGGAATTATGAGCTTTTGTTTATAA
- a CDS encoding alpha/beta fold hydrolase, with protein sequence MKKKNIFDKITYIIRGNGHPLILLHGLMGGLSNFQSILDFFPKKGYKVIAPTLPIYNIPLFSTNIYTLSKYIINFLMKIGIKKATLIGNSLGGHIALIIAKKRFDLVHSVVLTGSSGLFEKSFGGDFPKRENYEYIKKKSQDIFYNPKIATKELIDEVFNTVNDKKKAIKILYLAKSAIKYNMSKDLSKIYQPICIIWGKQDNITPPYTARLFNKLLPNSQLYWIDKCGHAPMMEHPKIFTEILEKWLSKFNFKDKNFLV encoded by the coding sequence ATGAAAAAAAAAAATATTTTTGATAAAATTACTTATATAATAAGAGGTAATGGTCATCCTTTAATCTTACTTCATGGATTAATGGGGGGATTGAGTAATTTTCAATCAATATTAGATTTTTTTCCAAAAAAAGGTTATAAAGTAATTGCTCCTACATTACCGATTTATAATATTCCTTTATTTTCAACAAATATATATACATTATCTAAGTATATCATTAATTTTTTAATGAAAATTGGAATAAAAAAAGCTACATTAATAGGAAATTCTTTAGGTGGACATATCGCTTTAATTATAGCAAAGAAAAGATTTGATTTAGTACATTCTGTTGTATTAACCGGTAGTTCTGGTTTATTTGAAAAATCTTTTGGAGGAGATTTCCCAAAAAGAGAAAATTACGAATATATTAAGAAAAAATCTCAAGATATTTTTTATAATCCTAAAATTGCTACGAAAGAATTAATAGATGAAGTTTTTAATACTGTTAATGATAAAAAAAAAGCAATTAAAATATTATATCTTGCTAAAAGCGCAATAAAATATAATATGTCAAAAGATTTATCTAAAATTTATCAACCTATTTGTATTATATGGGGAAAACAAGATAATATTACTCCTCCATATACTGCACGATTATTTAATAAGTTATTACCTAATTCTCAACTTTATTGGATAGATAAATGTGGGCATGCTCCTATGATGGAACATCCTAAGATATTTACAGAAATTTTAGAAAAATGGCTGTCAAAATTTAATTTTAAAGATAAAAATTTTTTAGTATAA
- a CDS encoding ribonuclease III family protein — protein MLLNNDNDDFLFLKIKKILGFDPKNVNLLKEVFIYHFSAKKRNLSKNYSFNFQRLEFLGDSILSAVISNFLYKKFPDKKEGDLTQIRAKIVCRKNLNELSKKISLEKIFFDRNIIENNNVLGNTLEALIGFTYLEIGCEGCKNFIYKILHQHINLKKLQKEIFSYKVWIIEWCQKNKFITNFNTHLNDKNNSKIVYLSEFVIFKCSIHTIGIGSSKKESEEMAAKKAYFLVKKKTKNKLL, from the coding sequence ATGTTATTAAATAATGATAATGATGATTTTCTTTTTTTAAAGATTAAAAAAATATTAGGATTTGATCCTAAAAATGTAAATCTTTTAAAAGAAGTATTTATATATCATTTTTCTGCAAAAAAAAGGAATTTAAGTAAAAATTATTCTTTTAATTTTCAAAGATTAGAATTTTTAGGTGACTCAATATTAAGTGCTGTAATATCAAATTTTTTATATAAAAAATTTCCTGATAAAAAAGAAGGTGATTTAACACAAATACGAGCTAAAATAGTATGTAGAAAAAATTTAAATGAGTTATCTAAAAAGATTTCTTTAGAAAAGATTTTTTTCGATAGAAATATTATAGAAAACAATAATGTATTAGGAAACACTTTAGAAGCATTAATAGGATTTACCTATTTAGAAATAGGATGTGAAGGATGTAAAAATTTTATTTATAAAATACTTCATCAACACATAAATCTCAAAAAATTACAAAAAGAAATTTTTAGTTATAAAGTATGGATTATAGAATGGTGTCAAAAGAATAAATTTATCACAAATTTTAATACTCATTTAAATGATAAAAATAATAGTAAGATTGTTTATTTATCTGAATTTGTAATATTTAAATGTAGTATTCATACTATAGGAATAGGTAGTTCAAAAAAAGAATCAGAAGAAATGGCAGCAAAAAAAGCTTATTTTCTTGTCAAAAAGAAAACAAAAAATAAGTTATTATAA
- the fabF gene encoding beta-ketoacyl-ACP synthase II has translation MCKIGLKRVVITGIGSITPIGNNIDEYWMSLISGKSGSYPITYFDTKKHKTKFACELKNYDPKIFFSKKEIKKLDPCAQYGFIATEEAIKNSKIDFSIEKKDKIGVVWGSGIGGLLNLEKSIQDYINGGFLPKFSPFFIPKMLIDTTAGFISMKYGLHGPNYATVSSCASSSNAIADAYHLIRLGKADIMITGGSEAAITQIGIGGFNALNALSTQNKNYKTASKPFDKDRDGFVLGEGAGSIILEEYFHALNRGADIYAELGGVGMSGDAYHVTAPHPEGKGIILAMKSAVKDAKVKYEEVDYINSHGTSTKLGDIAEIKAIQEVFKEKIYSIDINSTKSMTGHLLGAAGAIESVATILSIKKGLIPPTINLVHFDKNIDPKIRLTTNKVVKKNVKISICNNFGFGGHNVSLLFKKINVIK, from the coding sequence ATGTGTAAAATAGGTTTAAAAAGAGTAGTCATTACTGGAATTGGATCTATTACTCCTATAGGGAACAATATTGATGAATATTGGATGTCTCTTATTAGTGGAAAAAGTGGTTCCTATCCGATTACTTATTTTGATACTAAAAAACATAAAACTAAATTTGCTTGCGAATTAAAAAATTATGATCCAAAAATTTTTTTTAGCAAAAAAGAAATAAAAAAATTAGATCCATGTGCACAATATGGATTTATTGCTACTGAAGAAGCTATAAAAAATAGTAAAATAGATTTTTCTATAGAAAAAAAAGATAAAATTGGAGTAGTTTGGGGTTCTGGAATTGGAGGTTTATTAAATTTAGAAAAATCTATTCAAGATTATATTAATGGTGGATTTTTACCAAAATTTAGTCCTTTTTTTATTCCTAAAATGCTTATTGATACAACTGCTGGTTTTATTTCTATGAAATATGGATTACATGGACCAAATTATGCTACTGTATCTTCTTGTGCATCCTCATCTAATGCTATTGCTGATGCTTATCATTTAATTCGTTTAGGAAAAGCTGATATAATGATTACTGGAGGATCTGAAGCCGCAATTACACAAATCGGTATAGGTGGATTTAATGCTTTAAATGCATTATCTACACAAAACAAAAATTATAAAACTGCCTCAAAACCATTTGATAAAGATAGGGATGGATTTGTTTTAGGAGAAGGTGCTGGAAGTATTATCCTTGAGGAATATTTTCATGCTTTGAATAGAGGAGCTGATATATATGCAGAACTAGGGGGGGTAGGAATGTCTGGTGATGCATATCACGTTACAGCCCCACATCCAGAAGGAAAAGGGATTATTTTAGCGATGAAATCAGCCGTAAAAGATGCAAAAGTAAAATATGAAGAAGTAGATTATATTAATTCTCATGGTACCTCTACAAAATTAGGTGATATTGCTGAAATAAAAGCTATTCAGGAAGTATTTAAAGAAAAAATTTATTCTATAGATATTAATTCCACTAAATCAATGACAGGTCATTTATTAGGAGCAGCTGGAGCCATTGAGTCTGTTGCAACAATTTTATCTATAAAAAAAGGATTAATTCCACCAACTATTAATTTGGTACACTTCGATAAAAATATAGATCCTAAAATTAGACTTACTACAAATAAAGTGGTAAAAAAAAATGTAAAAATTAGTATTTGTAATAATTTTGGTTTTGGTGGCCACAATGTTAGTCTTTTATTTAAAAAAATAAATGTTATTAAATAA
- a CDS encoding acyl carrier protein, with product MSDIPSRVNSIIIDKLSVEKNDVNSNASFINDLGADSLDIVELIMEFEKEFNINISDDVAEKITTVGEATNAIEKIVREKSKNV from the coding sequence ATGTCAGATATTCCATCTAGAGTTAATTCTATCATTATAGATAAACTTAGTGTAGAAAAGAACGATGTTAACTCTAATGCTAGTTTCATAAATGATTTAGGAGCGGATTCATTAGATATAGTAGAACTTATAATGGAATTTGAAAAAGAATTTAATATTAATATTTCTGATGATGTAGCAGAGAAAATAACAACAGTAGGTGAAGCCACTAATGCCATAGAGAAAATTGTTAGAGAAAAATCTAAAAATGTGTAA